One part of the Arabidopsis thaliana chromosome 4, partial sequence genome encodes these proteins:
- the PME44 gene encoding pectin methylesterase 44 (pectin methylesterase 44 (PME44); FUNCTIONS IN: enzyme inhibitor activity, pectinesterase activity; INVOLVED IN: cell wall modification; LOCATED IN: endomembrane system, cell wall, plant-type cell wall; EXPRESSED IN: 22 plant structures; EXPRESSED DURING: 13 growth stages; CONTAINS InterPro DOMAIN/s: Pectinesterase, active site (InterPro:IPR018040), Pectin lyase fold/virulence factor (InterPro:IPR011050), Pectinesterase, catalytic (InterPro:IPR000070), Pectinesterase inhibitor (InterPro:IPR006501), Pectin lyase fold (InterPro:IPR012334); BEST Arabidopsis thaliana protein match is: Plant invertase/pectin methylesterase inhibitor superfamily (TAIR:AT3G43270.1); Has 2773 Blast hits to 2721 proteins in 324 species: Archae - 6; Bacteria - 597; Metazoa - 1; Fungi - 196; Plants - 1948; Viruses - 0; Other Eukaryotes - 25 (source: NCBI BLink).) yields the protein MSCLKYFLILLMLGLCVSSEENFQYDYLKVPASEFVSSINTIVVVIRQVSSILSQFADFSGDRRLQNAVSDCLDLLDFSSEELTWSASASENPKGKGNGTGDVGSDTRTWLSAALSNQATCMEGFDGTSGLVKSLVAGSLDQLYSMLRELLPLVQPEQKPKAVSKPGPIAKGPKAPPGRKLRDTDEDESLQFPDWVRPDDRKLLESNGRTYDVSVALDGTGNFTKIMDAIKKAPDYSSTRFVIYIKKGLYLENVEIKKKKWNIVMLGDGIDVTVISGNRSFIDGWTTFRSATFAVSGRGFLARDITFQNTAGPEKHQAVALRSDSDLSVFFRCAMRGYQDTLYTHTMRQFYRECTITGTVDFIFGDGTVVFQNCQILAKRGLPNQKNTITAQGRKDVNQPSGFSIQFSNISADADLVPYLNTTRTYLGRPWKLYSRTVFIRNNMSDVVRPEGWLEWNADFALDTLFYGEFMNYGPGSGLSSRVKWPGYHVFNNSDQANNFTVSQFIKGNLWLPSTGVTFSDGLYI from the exons ATGTCATGTTTGAAGTATTTCTTGATCTTATTGATGTTGGGACTGTGTGTCTCATCGGAGGAGAATTTTCAATATGACTACTTGAAAGTTCCGGCAAGCGAGTTTGTGAGCTCCATAAACACAATTGTGGTAGTGATAAGACAAGTGAGTTCAATTTTGTCTCAGTTCGCTGATTTCAGCGGAGATCGCCGGCTGCAGAATGCGGTTTCCGATTGCCTTGATCTGCTTGACTTTTCTTCAGAGGAGCTCACTTGgtctgcttctgcttctgaGAATCCAAAAG GTAAGGGCAACGGAACAGGGGACGTTGGATCGGACACAAGGACATGGTTAAGTGCTGCTCTCTCCAACCAAGCCACTTGTATGGAAGGCTTCGATGGTACCTCTGGTCTCGTAAAATCCCTTGTCGCTG GCAGTCTCGATCAACTATATTCTATGCTTAGGGAATTGTTACCACTTGTGCAACCAGAGCAGAAACCCAAGGCTGTTTCTAAACCTGGCCCTATTGCTAAAGGACCGAAGGCACCACCTGGCCGTAAACTCAGAGACACCGACGAAGACGAAAGCCTTCAATTCCCAGACTGGGTCAGACCGGACGATCGTAAACTATTAGAATCAAACGGTAGGACTTACGACGTTAGTGTAGCATTGGATGGGACAGGCAACTTCACAAAGATAATGGACGCCATAAAGAAAGCTCCTGATTATAGCTCGACACGTTTCGtcatatacattaaaaaaggTTTATATTTGGAGAATGTtgagatcaagaagaagaaatggaacaTTGTAATGTTAGGTGATGGCATTGACGTGACTGTTATTTCCGGTAACCGCAGCTTCATCGATGGTTGGACCACTTTCCGATCAGCTACATTCG CGGTAAGCGGAAGAGGATTCTTAGCAAGAGATATAACGTTCCAGAACACAGCAGGGCCAGAGAAGCATCAGGCGGTAGCACTGAGATCAGACTCTGACCTCTCTGTGTTCTTCAGATGTGCGATGAGGGGTTATCAAGATACACTCTACACGCACACCATGCGTCAGTTCTACCGTGAGTGCACCATCACGGGAACAGTAGATTTTATATTTGGGGATGGGACTGTTGTGTTTCAAAACTGTCAAATTTTGGCTAAAAGAGGACTCCCTAACCAAAAGAACACCATCACTGCACAAGGCCGGAAAGATGTCAACCAACCCTCAG GATTCTCAATTCAATTCAGCAATATCTCGGCGGACGCAGATTTGGTCCCATACCTAAACACGACAAGGACGTATCTAGGAAGGCCATGGAAGCTATATTCGAGAACGGTTTTCATTAGGAACAATATGAGCGACGTTGTGAGACCCGAAGGATGGCTTGAGTGGAACGCTGATTTTGCGTTGGACACACTCTTCTACGGAGAGTTCATGAACTACGGGCCTGGTTCAGGACTCAGCAGCCGAGTCAAATGGCCTGGTTACCACGTCTTTAACAACTCGGATCAGGCTAACAACTTCACCGTTTCTCAGTTCATTAAAGGAAATCTTTGGCTGCCTTCTACGGGAGTAACGTTTAGTGATGGCTTGTATATCTAA
- the PME44 gene encoding pectin methylesterase 44, whose protein sequence is MEGFDGTSGLVKSLVAGSLDQLYSMLRELLPLVQPEQKPKAVSKPGPIAKGPKAPPGRKLRDTDEDESLQFPDWVRPDDRKLLESNGRTYDVSVALDGTGNFTKIMDAIKKAPDYSSTRFVIYIKKGLYLENVEIKKKKWNIVMLGDGIDVTVISGNRSFIDGWTTFRSATFAVSGRGFLARDITFQNTAGPEKHQAVALRSDSDLSVFFRCAMRGYQDTLYTHTMRQFYRECTITGTVDFIFGDGTVVFQNCQILAKRGLPNQKNTITAQGRKDVNQPSGFSIQFSNISADADLVPYLNTTRTYLGRPWKLYSRTVFIRNNMSDVVRPEGWLEWNADFALDTLFYGEFMNYGPGSGLSSRVKWPGYHVFNNSDQANNFTVSQFIKGNLWLPSTGVTFSDGLYI, encoded by the exons ATGGAAGGCTTCGATGGTACCTCTGGTCTCGTAAAATCCCTTGTCGCTG GCAGTCTCGATCAACTATATTCTATGCTTAGGGAATTGTTACCACTTGTGCAACCAGAGCAGAAACCCAAGGCTGTTTCTAAACCTGGCCCTATTGCTAAAGGACCGAAGGCACCACCTGGCCGTAAACTCAGAGACACCGACGAAGACGAAAGCCTTCAATTCCCAGACTGGGTCAGACCGGACGATCGTAAACTATTAGAATCAAACGGTAGGACTTACGACGTTAGTGTAGCATTGGATGGGACAGGCAACTTCACAAAGATAATGGACGCCATAAAGAAAGCTCCTGATTATAGCTCGACACGTTTCGtcatatacattaaaaaaggTTTATATTTGGAGAATGTtgagatcaagaagaagaaatggaacaTTGTAATGTTAGGTGATGGCATTGACGTGACTGTTATTTCCGGTAACCGCAGCTTCATCGATGGTTGGACCACTTTCCGATCAGCTACATTCG CGGTAAGCGGAAGAGGATTCTTAGCAAGAGATATAACGTTCCAGAACACAGCAGGGCCAGAGAAGCATCAGGCGGTAGCACTGAGATCAGACTCTGACCTCTCTGTGTTCTTCAGATGTGCGATGAGGGGTTATCAAGATACACTCTACACGCACACCATGCGTCAGTTCTACCGTGAGTGCACCATCACGGGAACAGTAGATTTTATATTTGGGGATGGGACTGTTGTGTTTCAAAACTGTCAAATTTTGGCTAAAAGAGGACTCCCTAACCAAAAGAACACCATCACTGCACAAGGCCGGAAAGATGTCAACCAACCCTCAG GATTCTCAATTCAATTCAGCAATATCTCGGCGGACGCAGATTTGGTCCCATACCTAAACACGACAAGGACGTATCTAGGAAGGCCATGGAAGCTATATTCGAGAACGGTTTTCATTAGGAACAATATGAGCGACGTTGTGAGACCCGAAGGATGGCTTGAGTGGAACGCTGATTTTGCGTTGGACACACTCTTCTACGGAGAGTTCATGAACTACGGGCCTGGTTCAGGACTCAGCAGCCGAGTCAAATGGCCTGGTTACCACGTCTTTAACAACTCGGATCAGGCTAACAACTTCACCGTTTCTCAGTTCATTAAAGGAAATCTTTGGCTGCCTTCTACGGGAGTAACGTTTAGTGATGGCTTGTATATCTAA
- a CDS encoding Plant invertase/pectin methylesterase inhibitor superfamily (Plant invertase/pectin methylesterase inhibitor superfamily; FUNCTIONS IN: enzyme inhibitor activity, pectinesterase activity; INVOLVED IN: cell wall modification; LOCATED IN: cell wall, plant-type cell wall; EXPRESSED IN: sperm cell, sepal, male gametophyte, flower, pollen tube; EXPRESSED DURING: L mature pollen stage, M germinated pollen stage, 4 anthesis; CONTAINS InterPro DOMAIN/s: Pectinesterase, active site (InterPro:IPR018040), Pectin lyase fold/virulence factor (InterPro:IPR011050), Pectinesterase, catalytic (InterPro:IPR000070), Pectinesterase inhibitor (InterPro:IPR006501), Pectin lyase fold (InterPro:IPR012334); BEST Arabidopsis thaliana protein match is: Plant invertase/pectin methylesterase inhibitor superfamily (TAIR:AT2G26450.1); Has 2991 Blast hits to 2919 proteins in 346 species: Archae - 6; Bacteria - 631; Metazoa - 8; Fungi - 203; Plants - 2112; Viruses - 0; Other Eukaryotes - 31 (source: NCBI BLink).): MAFQDFDKIQERVNAERKRKFRKRIILGVVSVLVVAAAIIGGAFAYVTYENKTQEQGKTTNNKSKDSPTKSESPSPKPPSSAAQTVKAGQVDKIIQTLCNSTLYKPTCQNTLKNETKKDTPQTDPRSLLKSAIVAVNDDLDQVFKRVLSLKTENKDDKDAIAQCKLLVDEAKEELGTSMKRINDSEVNNFAKIVPDLDSWLSAVMSYQETCVDGFEEGKLKTEIRKNFNSSQVLTSNSLAMIKSLDGYLSSVPKVKTRLLLEARSSAKETDHITSWLSNKERRMLKAVDVKALKPNATVAKDGSGNFTTINAALKAMPAKYQGRYTIYIKHGIYDESVIIDKKKPNVTMVGDGSQKTIVTGNKSHAKKIRTFLTATFVAQGEGFMAQSMGFRNTAGPEGHQAVAIRVQSDRSVFLNCRFEGYQDTLYAYTHRQYYRSCVIIGTVDFIFGDAAAIFQNCDIFIRKGLPGQKNTVTAQGRVDKFQTTGFVIHNCTVAPNEDLKPVKAQFKSYLGRPWKPHSRTVVMESTIEDVIDPVGWLRWQETDFAIDTLSYAEYKNDGPSGATAARVKWPGFRVLNKEEAMKFTVGPFLQGEWIQAIGSPVKLGLYDA; this comes from the exons ATGGCTTTTCAAGACTTCGACAAGATTCAAGAACGCGTAAATGCAGAGAGAAAACGTAAATTCAGGAAGAGAATCATCTTAGGAGTCGTCTCCGtgcttgttgttgctgctgccaTTATTGGAGGTGCTTTTGCTTATGTTacatatgaaaacaaaactcaagaaCAAGGGAAAActacaaacaacaaaagtaagGATAGCCCCACCAAAAGCGAGAGCCCGAGCCCGAAACCGCCATCATCCGCAGCACAAACTGTGAAAGCTGGCCAGGTCGATAAGATTATCCAAACACTTTGCAATTCTACTCTCTACAAACCAACTTGCCAGAATACTCTTAAAAATGAGACAAAGAAAGATACTCCTCAAACTGATCCTAGGAGCCTGTTAAAATCTGCCATTGTAGCTGTCAATGACGATCTAGACCAAGTATTCAAAAGGGTTTTGAGcctgaaaacagagaacaaagatGACAAAGACGCTATAGCCCAGTGTAAGTTGCTTGTGGATGAAGCTAAAGAAGAACTTGGCACCTCCATGAAAAGAATCAACGACTCAGAGGTTAATAACTTTGCAAAAATAGTTCCCGATTTGGACAGTTGGCTAAGCGCAGTCATGTCTTATCAAGAAACATGTGTCGATGGATTTGAAGAAGGGAAACTCAAAACGGAGATACGTAAGAATTTCAATTCTTCTCAAGTTTTGACAAGCAATTCACTCGCGATGATAAAATCTTTAGACGGATATCTTTCCTCGGTTCCAAAGGTTAAAACGCGACTTCTTCTTGAAGCAAGATCTTCTGCTAAAGAGACAGATCATATTACGTCGTGGCTAAGCAATAAGGAAAGACGAATGTTAAAAGCTGTTGATGTGAAAGCATTGAAACCTAATGCTACAGTGGCTAAAGATGGCAGTGGAAATTTTACTACCATCAACGCTGCACTTAAAGCAATGCCTGCCAAGTACCAAGGAAG GTACACCATCTATATCAAACATGGAATTTATGATGAATCTGTGATTATTGATAAGAAGAAACCTAATGTTACAATGGTCGGTGATGGATCACAGAAGACGATCGTGACGGGAAACAAAAGCCACGCAAAGAAAATTCGAACGTTCCTAACAGCAACATTTG TGGCACAAGGAGAAGGATTCATGGCACAATCCATGGGGTTTCGGAACACTGCTGGGCCAGAGGGACACCAAGCGGTCGCAATACGTGTCCAATCCGACCGATCTGTTTTCCTTAACTGTCGATTTGAAGGCTACCAAGACACGTTATACGCATACACTCACCGCCAATATTACAGAAGTTGTGTCATTATCGGGACAGTTGATTTCATCTTCGGTGATGCGGCCGCGATTTTCCAGAACTGTGACATCTTTATCAGAAAAGGTTTACCGGGGCAGAAGAACACGGTGACGGCTCAAGGACGAGTGGATAAGTTTCAGACGACAGGCTTTGTGATCCACAACTGTACAGTTGCTCCAAACGAAGATCTTAAACCCGTAAAGGCCCAGTTCAAGAGCTATCTCGGCCGGCCATGGAAACCCCATTCTCGAACAGTCGTGATGGAATCAACGATCGAGGATGTGATCGATCCTGTTGGTTGGTTGAGATGGCAAGAGACGGATTTTGCTATCGATACATTGTCTTACGCGGAATACAAGAATGATGGTCCAAGCGGAGCAACCGCTGCTAGGGTTAAATGGCctggatttagggttttaaacAAGGAAGAGGCGATGAAATTTACGGTGGGGCCATTCTTACAAGGGGAATGGATCCAAGCGATAGGGTCTCCGGTTAAGCTTGGCCTTTACGATGCTTAA